One segment of Oscillospiraceae bacterium MB08-C2-2 DNA contains the following:
- a CDS encoding guanosine polyphosphate pyrophosphohydrolase translates to MKKLNDYLYSGDTVLKILQRYSEDLKQSSKETNNQIDLVHCNFLLQIAELLQHNEFLTSQSQRIREFYKHMANEYPFLAFTFKGRIKSLIRAEAKFNGYIVEYIYEYYVKHGDYPSLPELKNYLNCFRDLIAYRIVISLPKCHLKEDEICAEEENKYLYDVANQLLGFMEERGFTAEIASFKGQRRSPLLKENISPYYKDYVVNPEPSGYRSLHITFYDNIARCYVEVQLRTKEMDDFAEIGPANHLGYEKRQESERAKRNAIPKGENIYFDDSYERGILLQQLELSKLDVNMFSAMNNSLINDGCGLYRGRLILPYEHLSRFQNDLVD, encoded by the coding sequence ATGAAAAAATTGAATGATTATTTATACTCTGGCGATACTGTTCTTAAAATCTTGCAGAGATACAGTGAGGATTTGAAACAATCCTCGAAAGAAACCAACAATCAGATTGATCTTGTGCACTGCAATTTTTTGCTTCAAATTGCGGAACTCTTGCAGCATAACGAATTTCTGACTTCTCAGTCTCAGCGGATTCGGGAATTCTATAAACATATGGCAAATGAATATCCCTTTCTTGCCTTTACTTTTAAGGGCCGCATTAAATCGCTGATCCGTGCGGAAGCCAAATTTAACGGATACATTGTGGAATATATTTACGAGTATTATGTTAAACACGGCGATTACCCTTCTCTTCCCGAATTGAAAAACTATTTGAATTGTTTCCGGGATCTGATCGCATATAGAATCGTGATTTCACTTCCCAAGTGTCATTTGAAGGAAGATGAGATTTGCGCAGAGGAAGAGAATAAATATCTATATGATGTTGCCAACCAGCTGCTTGGTTTTATGGAGGAACGTGGATTTACCGCGGAAATCGCCTCCTTTAAGGGTCAGAGAAGATCGCCTTTGCTCAAAGAGAATATAAGCCCTTATTACAAAGATTATGTTGTCAATCCCGAGCCTAGCGGCTATCGTTCCCTGCACATAACTTTTTATGATAACATTGCACGCTGCTATGTGGAGGTACAGCTTCGGACAAAAGAGATGGATGATTTTGCTGAAATCGGCCCTGCTAATCATTTGGGTTATGAAAAACGGCAGGAAAGTGAAAGAGCGAAACGAAATGCAATTCCCAAAGGAGAAAATATTTATTTTGATGATTCTTATGAAAGAGGCATCCTGCTGCAGCAGCTTGAATTATCAAAATTGGATGTAAACATGTTCTCGGCGATGAACAACTCGCTTATTAACGATGGCTGCGGCTTATACCGGGGAAGACTGATTCTTCCTTACGAGCATCTTTCCAGATTTCAAAATGATCTTGTTGATTGA
- a CDS encoding GNAT family N-acetyltransferase, with translation MKVSLKSIQTKQDVAELLPLLQKIWREVFPPIIGAEQTEYMLCHYQSPDNIMHEITDGAQYFLIEADGERVGYTAYEIRADHLFISKIYLLNSQRGKGLSSGLFDWLENEARKAGKNRLHLHVNRKNQQAIAVYQHKGFAVVDSVDHDIGNGYVMDDFYMEKPLIQPAQ, from the coding sequence ATGAAAGTGAGTTTAAAATCCATTCAGACAAAACAGGATGTAGCCGAGCTGCTGCCCCTGCTGCAAAAAATCTGGCGTGAGGTATTCCCACCCATTATCGGAGCGGAACAGACCGAATACATGCTGTGCCATTACCAATCGCCGGACAATATTATGCATGAGATTACAGATGGGGCACAGTATTTTCTTATTGAGGCGGATGGAGAGCGTGTGGGCTATACTGCTTATGAAATACGGGCCGATCACCTGTTTATCAGCAAAATATATCTGCTGAACAGCCAGAGGGGCAAAGGGCTTTCGTCAGGGCTGTTTGATTGGCTGGAAAATGAGGCACGCAAGGCGGGGAAAAACCGCCTGCATCTGCATGTAAACCGAAAGAATCAACAGGCAATCGCTGTGTATCAGCATAAGGGCTTTGCCGTGGTTGATTCGGTTGATCATGATATTGGCAATGGTTATGTGATGGATGATTTCTACATGGAAAAGCCGCTGATTCAACCCGCACAATAA
- a CDS encoding GGDEF domain-containing protein — protein MSEDQMNQFQVSQIQQEYDKIDNHWLNLHYIISVAAVVLAFALEWIISIFVMSSDMRTSSVPVYLLKYIAAPSGTNFFLLLVGTAVIRSRKLSRTFKMYAVSIMFTLICFVLFTAHSIFVATYYIFSGAVILTTVYASYWVTFCTAFLSTLLLIVSEAFIVWDVDKETIFNSSLRFANFLVALSILVALTGISMVVVRYERKKNTVSIRIERERLILQQSLQLDELTGIFNRKALLDMLRDMDVKRTMERCIFSMVDIDKFKNINDTLGHQAGDQCLSGFAQVLSQQCEDAIPFRYGGDEFCLLFPQTDMAQAVRICQGIQEKLEEQYVITDPDLKLTASFGLAEYYKGMKLAELFIRADQALYQAKAQRGSIRVYVGEGEFSGPHQVSSQY, from the coding sequence ATGTCAGAAGACCAAATGAATCAATTCCAAGTCAGCCAGATACAGCAGGAATACGATAAAATTGATAACCATTGGCTCAACCTGCACTATATCATTTCAGTGGCCGCAGTTGTGCTTGCTTTTGCTTTGGAGTGGATTATCAGTATTTTTGTTATGAGCTCCGATATGCGTACCTCCAGTGTGCCGGTCTATCTGCTGAAATATATAGCGGCTCCCAGCGGAACCAACTTTTTTCTTCTTTTGGTGGGTACAGCGGTGATTCGCAGCCGAAAACTTTCTCGAACGTTCAAAATGTACGCTGTCTCCATCATGTTCACATTGATTTGCTTTGTTTTGTTCACGGCCCACAGCATCTTTGTTGCCACCTACTACATTTTTTCCGGTGCGGTTATTCTGACCACTGTATACGCCAGCTATTGGGTTACCTTTTGCACCGCTTTTTTAAGCACCCTGCTGCTGATTGTTTCGGAGGCTTTTATTGTCTGGGATGTAGATAAGGAGACTATTTTCAACAGTTCCCTGCGCTTTGCCAATTTTCTGGTTGCGCTTTCTATTCTCGTGGCACTTACAGGTATATCCATGGTGGTGGTTCGGTATGAGCGCAAGAAAAACACCGTCAGCATCCGCATTGAAAGGGAACGGCTGATCTTACAGCAAAGCCTGCAGTTGGACGAGCTGACCGGTATATTCAACCGTAAAGCGCTGCTTGATATGCTGCGGGATATGGATGTAAAAAGAACTATGGAAAGATGCATTTTTTCTATGGTTGATATTGATAAATTCAAAAACATCAACGATACCTTGGGGCATCAGGCAGGTGACCAATGCCTTAGCGGTTTTGCGCAGGTGCTCAGCCAACAATGTGAAGATGCCATCCCTTTTCGATATGGCGGGGATGAATTTTGCCTTTTATTTCCTCAAACCGATATGGCGCAGGCTGTGCGGATCTGCCAAGGCATTCAGGAAAAGCTGGAAGAGCAGTATGTGATTACAGATCCGGATTTAAAGCTGACCGCCAGCTTTGGCTTGGCTGAGTACTATAAGGGAATGAAGCTAGCGGAGCTGTTTATCCGGGCGGATCAGGCTTTGTATCAGGCCAAGGCCCAGCGGGGAAGCATACGGGTTTATGTTGGAGAGGGCGAATTTTCCGGCCCACACCAAGTATCTTCTCAGTACTGA
- a CDS encoding DsrE family protein, giving the protein MDAKVIFHIDEFAKWNLLLNNVQNLLGSYEGAPFGVSIEVLANSEAVKGYANSGGLMDTSKLEALSQKGVGFVACKNALLGMKLSAEQIFPFVKVVPVGVRELIDRQNEGYAYIKP; this is encoded by the coding sequence ATGGATGCTAAAGTGATTTTTCATATAGACGAGTTTGCTAAGTGGAACCTGCTTCTGAACAACGTTCAAAATTTATTGGGTTCCTATGAGGGTGCGCCCTTCGGTGTATCCATAGAGGTTTTGGCTAATTCGGAAGCCGTTAAAGGCTATGCAAACAGCGGCGGCTTGATGGATACAAGCAAGCTGGAAGCTTTATCACAAAAAGGTGTTGGCTTTGTTGCGTGCAAGAATGCATTGCTTGGAATGAAGCTTTCGGCAGAGCAGATTTTCCCCTTTGTCAAAGTGGTGCCTGTGGGGGTGAGGGAGTTAATCGATAGGCAAAATGAAGGATATGCGTATATCAAGCCTTAA
- a CDS encoding DEAD/DEAH box helicase: MEFSELNIIPPILRALTKEGYKNPTPIQEQAIPPVLERRDLLGCAQTGTGKTAAFAVPILQLLYEKGKRPEGRRPIRALVLTPTRELALQIQESFSAYGRQTGLRSCVVFGGVSQKPQEENLRRGVDVLVATPGRLMDLMNQKLVNLAKVEIFVLDEADRMLDMGFIHDVKKIISYLPPKRQTLLFSATMPPEIQHLVDTLLQNPVKVEITPAATTVDTISQRVYFVDKINKRALLQSLLADKSIRTALVFTRTKHGADRVARDLSRANITSAAIHGDKSQGARQLALTNFKNGKLRVLVATDIAARGIDIDQLSHVINYDLPNIPETYVHRIGRTGRAGLSGIAISFCDVTEKPYLKDIQKLIRKDIPVVGAHPFPMTVMAPPPKEAQASRPPRRERAEQAPAMPRPERSRRGKGAPGAGTGKSSSRFNRPPRRKSAPRKEREE; the protein is encoded by the coding sequence ATGGAATTTAGTGAACTGAATATTATACCGCCTATCCTTCGTGCTTTAACCAAGGAGGGCTATAAAAACCCCACACCTATACAGGAGCAGGCGATTCCCCCCGTGCTGGAGCGCCGCGATTTGCTGGGCTGTGCCCAGACCGGTACCGGAAAAACCGCAGCTTTTGCCGTGCCCATTCTTCAGCTGCTGTATGAGAAGGGCAAAAGACCGGAGGGCAGACGCCCCATCCGTGCCCTTGTGCTGACCCCGACCCGTGAGCTGGCACTGCAAATTCAGGAAAGCTTTTCGGCTTACGGCCGCCAGACCGGCCTGCGCAGCTGCGTGGTATTCGGCGGTGTTTCCCAAAAGCCGCAGGAGGAAAACCTGCGCCGGGGCGTGGATGTGCTGGTGGCAACCCCCGGCCGATTGATGGATTTGATGAATCAAAAGCTGGTGAATCTTGCCAAGGTGGAAATATTTGTGCTGGATGAAGCCGACCGTATGCTGGATATGGGCTTTATCCACGATGTGAAAAAGATTATTTCCTATCTCCCCCCCAAGCGGCAGACCCTTTTGTTTTCCGCAACCATGCCTCCCGAAATTCAGCATTTGGTGGATACCTTGCTCCAGAACCCGGTCAAGGTGGAAATTACCCCTGCCGCCACCACGGTGGATACCATTTCCCAGCGGGTGTATTTTGTGGATAAAATCAACAAGCGCGCTCTTTTGCAGAGCCTGCTTGCAGACAAATCCATCCGCACCGCTCTGGTGTTTACCCGCACCAAGCACGGAGCCGATCGTGTGGCACGGGATTTGAGCCGGGCCAACATTACATCTGCTGCCATTCATGGGGATAAATCCCAGGGTGCCCGGCAGCTGGCGCTGACCAACTTTAAAAACGGCAAGCTGCGGGTGCTTGTGGCTACCGACATTGCCGCCCGGGGCATTGATATTGACCAGCTCTCCCATGTGATCAACTACGATCTGCCCAACATCCCCGAGACCTATGTCCACCGCATCGGCCGGACAGGCCGTGCAGGATTGAGCGGCATTGCTATTTCTTTCTGCGATGTTACCGAAAAGCCCTACCTCAAGGATATTCAGAAGCTGATCCGCAAGGATATCCCGGTGGTTGGAGCTCATCCCTTCCCCATGACAGTGATGGCCCCTCCGCCCAAGGAAGCGCAGGCCTCCCGTCCGCCCCGCCGGGAGCGGGCAGAGCAGGCACCTGCTATGCCACGCCCAGAGCGTTCAAGAAGAGGGAAAGGTGCTCCCGGAGCCGGAACAGGCAAGAGCAGCAGCCGCTTTAACCGCCCGCCCCGCCGCAAAAGCGCTCCCCGTAAGGAAAGAGAAGAGTAA
- a CDS encoding MFS transporter, whose protein sequence is MSNTSKPFGKFLLLWSGELVSAVGGGLTSFGLGVYVYQQSGMASQVSMVMLLAFLPSLLLSAPAGVLADRYDRRLLMILGDSLSAIGPLLILFFVWDGVASFWQICVGVTISSVFSSLLEPAYRATVTDLLTEEQYTKASGLVQIAGSAKYLISPVMAGLLLAVSDIRLLLILDICTFFVTVAATLAVRKGLTAKPQIEDASFTVSFQDGWKAVAQNKGVLTLVLVGSVITLCLGFIQTLASPMILSFSDSGALGSIQSLAAMGMLASSVLLGIFSVKKGYVKILCGSLFGAGIFMALFGLRENVMMITLAGFLFFSMLPFANMSLDYLLRTNIDNEFQGRAWGLVGLISQMGYVVAYSLSGLLADYFFTPLLLEGGRLSGNLGKLLGTGAGRGSGLLILLAGVLLCIASIFLYRFKSIQRLEKEAG, encoded by the coding sequence ATGTCTAATACTTCAAAGCCTTTTGGAAAGTTTCTGCTTCTTTGGTCCGGTGAGCTTGTTTCAGCTGTGGGAGGCGGGCTCACGTCTTTTGGGCTGGGTGTTTATGTTTATCAGCAGTCGGGAATGGCCTCTCAGGTATCAATGGTTATGTTGCTGGCTTTTCTGCCTTCTCTCCTGCTCAGCGCGCCTGCAGGGGTATTGGCCGACCGCTATGACCGCAGGCTCCTTATGATATTGGGAGACAGCCTTTCAGCCATCGGGCCGCTGCTTATCCTGTTTTTTGTTTGGGATGGGGTGGCATCGTTTTGGCAGATTTGTGTAGGCGTGACCATCAGCTCTGTATTTTCATCATTGCTGGAGCCTGCTTACCGGGCAACTGTAACAGATTTGCTGACAGAAGAGCAGTATACAAAAGCCAGCGGTCTGGTTCAAATAGCGGGTTCTGCAAAGTATTTGATTTCACCTGTTATGGCAGGGCTTCTGCTGGCGGTATCGGATATACGGCTGCTGCTTATTCTGGATATCTGCACTTTTTTTGTAACCGTTGCAGCAACGCTGGCTGTCCGTAAGGGATTAACCGCCAAACCGCAAATAGAAGATGCTTCTTTTACAGTCAGCTTTCAGGATGGATGGAAAGCCGTCGCGCAAAACAAGGGTGTGTTAACGCTGGTTTTGGTTGGCTCTGTTATAACCCTATGTCTCGGCTTTATTCAGACACTCGCTTCTCCTATGATTCTGAGCTTTTCCGACAGCGGCGCGTTGGGTTCAATACAGTCTCTGGCGGCTATGGGGATGCTGGCCTCCAGTGTTTTGCTCGGTATCTTTTCGGTTAAAAAGGGCTATGTAAAAATCCTATGCGGCTCGCTGTTTGGCGCAGGCATTTTTATGGCATTGTTTGGCTTGCGGGAAAATGTTATGATGATCACCTTGGCAGGGTTTCTGTTTTTTTCTATGCTGCCATTTGCTAACATGAGCCTTGATTATCTGCTGCGCACCAACATTGACAATGAATTTCAAGGACGTGCATGGGGGCTGGTGGGGCTCATTTCCCAGATGGGTTATGTGGTTGCCTATAGCCTTTCGGGCCTGCTCGCCGATTATTTCTTTACACCATTGCTGCTGGAAGGAGGAAGACTCTCGGGTAATCTGGGTAAGCTGCTGGGAACAGGGGCAGGCAGAGGATCGGGCCTTCTCATCCTGTTAGCGGGGGTTTTGCTGTGCATTGCTTCCATTTTTCTGTACCGCTTTAAATCCATTCAAAGGCTGGAAAAAGAAGCCGGCTAA
- a CDS encoding choloylglycine hydrolase family protein: MCTAITLQSAGGENVFARTMDFSYDIQPHLYAVPRNFVWNNAPNGRYNRDRYSFMGIGQQLGSLLGFFDGVNEKGFAAASLYFAGYAQYATAGSNSSAIPVASYDFLHYILGSCSSVEELISQLGSVQIVGMPDPVTQTVAPLHWIATDRTGRCVILEPAGDRLLAYNNPIGVLANSPDFPWHMTNLRNYTEASPRQTEEAFWGSVQLTPFGQGGGTDTLPGGYTSPQRFVRTAYLKTHIPQPGNGEKAVLSCFQILKSVSIPKGAVVTARGTDDYTRYTASLNASTGEYYFNTYENPQIRKAHFHADNAASGSLIDLGSLAQPVSFEQM, translated from the coding sequence ATGTGTACTGCAATTACCCTGCAATCGGCAGGGGGAGAAAATGTTTTTGCAAGAACAATGGATTTTTCTTACGATATTCAGCCCCATCTTTATGCTGTTCCCAGAAATTTTGTCTGGAACAATGCCCCCAACGGCCGCTACAATCGAGATCGTTACAGCTTTATGGGCATTGGCCAGCAGTTGGGGAGCCTTCTGGGCTTTTTTGATGGTGTAAATGAAAAAGGCTTTGCAGCGGCATCCCTGTATTTTGCAGGATACGCCCAATATGCCACCGCCGGTTCCAATTCCTCCGCCATTCCTGTTGCCTCTTATGACTTCCTGCATTACATACTGGGAAGCTGTTCTTCGGTGGAAGAACTGATCAGCCAGCTTGGCAGCGTTCAAATTGTGGGTATGCCCGACCCGGTAACCCAAACGGTGGCGCCTTTACACTGGATCGCCACCGACCGAACCGGTCGATGTGTGATTCTTGAGCCTGCGGGAGATCGGCTCTTGGCATACAACAATCCCATTGGCGTTTTGGCCAACAGCCCCGATTTCCCATGGCATATGACCAATCTTCGAAATTATACGGAAGCCTCGCCCCGGCAAACGGAGGAGGCCTTCTGGGGCAGTGTGCAGCTTACCCCTTTTGGGCAGGGCGGAGGAACCGACACATTGCCGGGAGGATACACCTCGCCCCAGCGTTTTGTGCGCACAGCTTATCTGAAAACCCATATCCCCCAACCGGGAAATGGTGAAAAAGCTGTTCTTTCCTGCTTTCAGATCCTAAAAAGCGTATCCATTCCGAAAGGTGCTGTGGTTACAGCCCGGGGCACCGATGACTATACACGGTATACCGCCAGCCTCAACGCCAGCACCGGGGAATACTATTTCAACACCTATGAAAACCCACAAATCCGAAAAGCCCATTTTCATGCAGACAATGCCGCCTCGGGCAGCCTCATCGATCTGGGTAGTCTGGCTCAGCCCGTTTCTTTTGAGCAGATGTAA